CCGTTCCCTTCGTATTTGATAATTACATACATATTACTGCTATCTGCAGAGTTATTAGACACAAACGAAGGTTGCTGGTCTTCATCGTCTTTTACATCATTTTCAGAACTGTCCACATTAAGATGTTGGGCATCTGGAATGTTTTTCGAAGTATTCTGCATTTCACTTTGCTCGACAGCTCTGTGCTTGCTAGGAATATTATCCAAGTCGTGGTAAATGCTATCAACAGTGGATCTGGTAAATGACTCCTCAATACCTTCTTTCCTTAATTCTGTACATGTCTTGACTGTGGTAATGTCTGCACAGACAAGTTCTCCTTCCATATTCAATGGCTGGATGACTTCACttcttttttcttcactttcaggaACATAGTGATGACGGGTatctgaatttttttctaaagtatcCTGTACTTTAACTTTCTCTACAATGACAGGGTCCCCAACAATTTTGTCATGTTCACTAACTGTGTTACCAACAATGGATTTGGCCAAACAAACATTACTGCTTTCATTCCTTGACTTTGTTGATTTCTTTGCTTTAGAAGTATCTTGTTCTTTGTTATGGTCTCCCTTTACATCCAAAGGCTGGCTGCCTTGGTcatttctttcatttctccccATAACATAATGCTGGTGAACACTTGAAAAGTCTATTGGAGTATCCTGTACATTACATTTCTCTGCAACAATCATATTGCCAGAAATATTACTGAGCTCGTTACTCTTGttatcaacaacagatttggtcaaCTGGTCTTTAGTATTTTCCTTAGCCAATTTCTTTGATTTCTTTATAGACACAGAATCTTTTTCTCTGTTGCATTCTGCACCTTCCTTATTCAGTGACTTCCTGTTACTTTCATGCTTTTTCCTTTGGCTCATGTGGTCCTTGGCATTTACTTCCTTTCCAGAAGTTTTGTGTGCCACATCTTCAGGTTTTTTGTTAGTGGCACTCCTGTTGTCTTCTTCCACctcttgtaaactgtggacttcatTTTCTATAGGATATGTAGCTATCTCTTTCCCTACTTCTTCAACACCTGTCATATTGTAGGCCTCTGGTTTCATTGACGTTTCATTGCTATTTCCATTTTTCTTACTACATGTTCGTGCAGAATCACCATGACCTTTATGTGACACTTCACAGTCCTTTTTCTCATCACTATTAACCAACTCATTTTCATCTTCCATCACAGAACGTTTATTCGGAACAGTACAGCCTTTGTGACTTTTACTTTTTTCAGTTTGTGAGCCTATTGTAACCTCAGCAGTATTGATTTCCTGAGACAACTGTGCAACATCGTGTGGTGGTTGACGTACTGTGCATTCTATCACATTGTCATCATTGTCATCACCATTCGGAGGACCTTGGACGTGAGCACTTAAATGAGACTCACTGAAACATTTGGTCTCTGATTCTTTACTATGTGCCATTCTGTTCGCCTGTGGGTTCTGTGCTTCCATCCACAATCTTTCAGCAATAATATCGACAGATATTCCTTGTCTCCTTAGTAAAATACCCTTCTGAGGTGTTACAGTAGCAGTCAAACTTTCAGTTCCATGATCAGTAGCTGACACAGACTTAGAAGCAAGTGATTCTTCAGAACTCCTGATTACTGTACTAACATTTTCAATCACAACTGAGTCTTTTTCTGTCAGCAGTGGCTCCTCACAGCCAACGTTTTGAACACCACTCATTTCCAAAGTGACGGTTTCCTTAGTAGTAACAGCTTCACACAAaactttttcattcttttctttctcaATGATGGTCTGATTGGTCTTTTTTCTACGTTTATCTTTCTTCATCACTTCTTTTATCTTGGTGCCTTTTACTGTATCAGAGGTCCCTCCTTTCAGTTTTGCCATCATACGATTCTTTTTCTGTTCAAGTTCAGAACTGACTGTAAGATCAATTGCAGAATGAGAAATTCTGCGTTTTGTACGTATATCTGGCTCTACAACACTTCTAGTGATATTATGCTTCTTACTGCTTCCTTTTATGGTGGCACCATGTGTTGGGGTGTCCTGCTGACCAACaggaatttccaaaatttttgcagTCTTCACAGTATTGTTACATGCACTTCCCTTTCTACGAGAATTTTTTTTCTCAGACTGTAGTTTTTCAGCATCATTTCgtctttgttcttcttcttctttttcttcttcttcttcttttcctctctccACTATGTTGATAGTTTCGTATTGGCATTCCTTGTCTGTGGAAGAGCTAGCTGCAATACTTTGTTTACTTCCCGTCACAGAATTTTCTGATGTGACAGGCGCTGTATGATGATGATTTGTGGCACTTTCAGAACCCTCCTCTAGTATTTGTGAGTCATTTATCTTTTCATTTGTTTGCTTCTTGTCACTTTCTTCTGTATCTGTACTGTGTACAACTGCTTCACCACTAACGTCTGCCTTGCTGGTGGTCTGTGTATCTCCTCTCACTGTCAGCATATCTCGGCTGGGATCACTGCTGTAAGTAACTAATGTCACTTGCTGTTCTGCCTGAATAACTGAACCATCTTCTTCTGTTATAGAGATACAAACTTCCTGAGATTCGACTATCTCTTTACGACACACTGCTGATGATCGTTTAATTTCCAGTCGGTCAGGACTATCAGCTGATTCTATCCTGTTACATTCATCAATCAACACTTGCTCCAATGTTCTAGATGGTGAATGTGATGGTTTATAATACGAGGAGCATGAGGAGTAGTCGGTGGGTCTGCTCGCATATGATGTTGGACTGTTTAGCTCAGCTGAGTGTGGCGTCACAGCAATATTAGGTGTAGGAGGGAAGTTTGGAGTTGGGATCATAGACAAGTCGATTGAAGGTTGCTCACGGAGGAAGTTTGAAATTGGAGTATCTAATAACGTGCTTGGACTCATGATACGGGGTGTAATTGGAACCTGAAACCCTGTGCCAACAATGCTATTCGTTGGGCTAACTTTCTGTGGAGTTTCCAGGGCAGCGGTGGAGATAAATGCCTCCATAACATTTACCTCCTTACTCACACTTTGTATAGTTACGCAGCGTGAATCTTTACTTTCGCTACTACTGGCAATGGAAGTCGTATCAGTAACTGCGGCAGCTAATACGCTTACTTTTGTGTTTGCTTCTGTTTTAGTGTGGTCCGTCTCACTATCATCCATTTCAGAGTTTAACTCATTTCTCTCCAAAGAAGAGGAAGCTCCTAAACCTCTGTCAGAATCATTAGCCAAGCTGGAAGCATTATCACCATTCCCTccctttgtattttttcctttcgatTTCTTTTCTTTACCTGTTGTACAATGTTTAATTTTCTGTCTTTTCTTAGGAGTCCCATCAACAACTCCTGACACTTTTCTTTTACGGTTTCTAGAACTCTGCTTTGTTGAGGTTTCTTTAGGATGTACAAATTTGGAATTTCCTCCCTGTTCACTAGCAGAACAGCTTTCCTCTGGTTCCAATTCTACAGTTTTTTCACTATTTGTAGCAAACTTCTCTTCAAGATTATCAGAAGTTTTTGCAGGGACAGTACTTGTATCAGCTAATAAAACTGCAGATTTATCTGAATTTTGTTTTGGCTCCAGGCTTTCACTGGTCACTGGGACATTCTCTGTACTTTCATTTGTACTGTCCAGAGTTTTTTTCCCCACTGCCCCTCCCTCCACATCGATCACAGAGACACTAATGTCTTCTTCAGGTGGAAGTCCACCTTCAGTCTGTTTGTTCCCAATTTCTTCCACTAGACTCTCCAACCTCGACTCCACCAACCTCGCTTCTTCCTCAGTCTCCTTATCCACCTTCTTCTTGTTCCTCTTCACTGTTTTCTTTTTCACATCTGATTTCTTAACACTTACTTCATAATCCTGTGCCACAATGGCACGAAGATCTGCATCCCAAGCTCTCCTCTTGGTCTCTTTAGACTTACTGTAGTTCAAGATACTTTTTCTCCATACAGCAAGCGCTCCTTCCTGATTACTCGCAGGCGTTTCACATTTGTCTGAATCATTTTTCTGATTATCATCTGATTCCAATACAACTTCCAAAGGAGATGACGGTCGGTCATCAGAATTATGGTCCTCTCCTGCAGGAGCAGTAATACTCTGACCTGCGCTGATGAGATCATTATTTTCCTCTCTTGTTGGACTCATCAGGAGAGGTGAAGTATTACCAAATATGAGACCTGCCCCAGTAACCCTTTCCCAGTCACCAGAAAGCTTTGGGGTAGGAGTCCTTGTGGCAATGGGGGCTGTCAGAGTTGGTGTCAACATATCAGAGTGCTGTCTGGTGGTCAGAAGGTCTGGCGATTTGAAAAGACTAGAACGAACATTTTTTGCCTGTTGGATCCTGCAGTCACTGCTCCCGTCAGGGCTGCAGGAAGTATTAGCATCATGTGCCGTGTCCTTCGGAGCAGAATTTGAACGCCTCTTTAATAAAGAATCTGTAACTGATTTTGGTGGTGTGCCAAAATCCAGTGCACGAATGTGACTAGTACGTCTCCTTGGCGTGCTGAGACTGAGTCGGCCACCAGCCACTGTGGATGTTCTACGGACAAGGGGCGTCTGCCGAGGCTTACAATCAGAACCCGACTTTTCTGTAGTGTTCTTATTTATATCCGGTCCTATAACATGTGGTGTCTGGCGTGGCTTACGAGCAGTGTCACCAGTATcagatttttgttttatattaccACTTGCATCTTTATCCACTGGCCTCTCATTTGAACACATGACACTATTAATACCAGCATCGCTTACAGGTTTCTGAAGTGAATTATTAGCATCTAAATGTGTACTGACTTCTGTATCATTACGTACTTGTGACAGATCTTTGTCTTTTACCACCTCCTGACTTTTATGTCGGAAAACTATATCCGAACAACTTTCTGTTGATTTTACAGAATTAATGCTACTTGCAACTTGAATTCTAGAATCTAATGCCAATGGAACTTCTTTGGTAACACCAAACTCGTGTGAATCATGGTATGATATATCAGGTATGCTTAAAGAGATTCCTTGTGTACCTTCCATTACTATTATAGAACTTTCTGAAGctaaagtattttcatttttttgtgtggTTTCATTGCCTTTTTTCAAGGTCGTGGAAATTTTCTTTGAGCTCTCTGCTGCCACAGCTGTTTTTTTCTTTTCGTGGGCTGACACAATCTTTTTTGACCCGGACTTCTTTTTAGCTTTCTTTTTGGAAGAAgatgattttttctttgtattcttttTGTTTCCAGTGAGTGCAGGATCTACAGCTTCTGCGACTTCTTGTTTATTCACCACATCTGTTTTTATTAGGTTCCTGAGGACAATATTCTCTCCAGTACCTAtaattgtttcaaaatttgttattaatatatGGATTAAATACAATAATAAGATATAATACGAGATACAATATATTTGTATGATGCTCCTGAATGTTAATAAAGGCAAAAAGGCATTTTATGGCAATGTCCATCATGCATCACTAAGAGTTGAGTTGTGACAGAACTTCACATTCTTCAGTTTATGCAAGGATCAATTGATACTACTTTTGTGGCTTTAGTATTATTTAATCATTAATtaggatgtaaataaaatagaaagaaacttccacatgggaaaaatatattaaaaacaaatattccaagacttaccaagcgggaaggcgccggtagataggcacaatgaataatacacacaaacacatgcacagaatttcgagctttcacaaccagcggctgcttcgtcaggaaagagggaaggaaaaggaaagatggaaggatgtgggtttgaaaggatgtgggttttaagggagagggtaagtagtcattccaatcccgggagcggaaagacttacgttaggggggaaaaaaggataggtatatagtcgcgcgcgcgcgcgcgcacacacacacacacacacacacacacacacacacacacacatatccatccatacatggtgtatgtctgtgtctgtgtctgtgtgtgtgtgtgtgtgtgtgtgtgtgtgtgtgtgtgtgtgtgtgcgcgcgtgtgtgtgcgagtatatacctatccttttttccccctaacgtaagtctttccgctcccgggattggaatgactccttaccctctcccttaaaacccacatcctttcatctttccttttccttccctctttcctgacgaagcagccgctggttgcgaaagctcgaaattctgtgtgtgtgtttgtgtgttttattcattgtgcctatctactggcgctttcccgcttggtaagtcttggaatatttgtttttaatcatTAATTACTAAGAGAGCTTACCCCTGAAACAAATGTTTTCATCTTCTTTGTTTGGCACAAATAACATGAAGCAAATCTGATACATTCACATCCTTCAATCAGACAAGCGAAATATTCCACACACAATAAACAACAGTGATCGTCTGATGCTATCTGCAGTACACCCATGAATAGCATGCCTTTATTAGATTTACACACAACTAAAAGAAGTGCACATGAGAAGGTGGGCAGGCGGGTACTGTGCACTAGCAAGGGTCAGTGTACTATGTAACACTTTAACCAATAGCTTCATACTGTTGCTTCTGACTATAGGTACACGTAGAACAGCTAGTGTTTATTTTGTTCTAGTGTAGGTATGGTGTGGCTATTTAATCATTGCAGTGTCCATTCTCAGTGACATAAGTTAAACATAACACATACTATGTTAACAAGTGACTGCTATCTTTATCGGAGTGCACAAATTTTTCAAACTTTGCCACCTTTTTAAGTGCACAACAATCTAACAGGACACAATACGACCAGTCATTCGgaatgcaatttttccatattacatgttatataatattttctgaatattctaTCCTGCATTTTTGAGATTCTCATCCATTTAATGTTGCATAAAAGCAATCACacaaataaaatatgaataatGTCATAACACCTCTGTAACACAATGTTTAGCTACAACCTACATGTTTAGCTAGTATACATAGTTTTTTATGAAAATTTATCTgaaatgtcaaaaacaagtacaaaGATAACTATAAACATTGCAACATTATGAAGTTGGAAAGCAACAAAAGACAACCAGGCATGAAGTATATTGCGCATTTGGGTATGTACATGATTAGCATTTGAGCACAAGTGTGCACAGCAGATACGGTGAAACCCATATTAAAACTAAGGAAAATGCAGAACTGAGGGCGTTTCAACCCCAAAAATATAAGCAAAAACATACAtaattggcatatatgattaaaaatcgcAATCCTCATCAATATGTTGTGTAAGTggaggaaattaaatgtacaatacactgTTTACACGATAATTTGtagtaatgaatttcatcagttcttaaaaaatcacaaatttgtaacagcaagtaaaaatttgtcaaaaattggAATTGGTATCTGAGTGCAAGTTAATTGAGCTATTTTCTGACACAATATGACCACATTATACCACAAAGCATTCGTTTTTGAGAGACCTTTGCTTTGTGCTTACatagggggcaaaaaaaaaaaaaaaaaaaaaaaaaaaaaaaaaaaaaaaaaattgatgaacaCGATGAATTAAGCCAAAAACTGCAAAGTGCAGTGAAAGGTGTCAGAATTTAaagctcctgagcttgaaacatgtTTCTGGCTATTTTAGGTGGACACCATTTGCAAACGTGTTTCGATGAATGGAAACATCTGTCCATAGCAGTGGTAGTAAAGATAAAAGGAAACAATGTTTCAGCCCAGCTAGTGCATGTCACTACTGCAAGAGACAATTTTTATGTTACATGGTGTCGTTTGATGTATAGAGTTGTTtggtctttcttccttccttcttcttcttcttattcttccccccccccccccccccccccccctgccctagcAGTATTAAGTTTGGAATTCCAGTGAACAAGGTAGCTGACTGTTGAGTTGTTATCACTGTACAAGGCTGACGGCTGCTTGTGTAACATACAAAGAAAGCAGAACAAGAATAGCAATTAAACACAAGACCTTCTGCACGGCGCTGTTGCTTTAAAGACAACATAGAAAAGAAATAAGGTCATCTGCCGTACCTTGCTTCGAAATGCGAAATGGACACTCAAGCCTCTGTAATGAATCTCCAGTTGCCAAAAATCTAAGACTACCAACAGGTCTTACTGTAATTGCTGTCctgaaatttctgtcttttttaaagaaatgttgatACTCAGTCCCCATACGAAGCAAGTTTTTCCCACCAGTACTTCTATAGCATGTTTTCACTTACCAATGACGATGACTGTAAGCAAACCAGCAAATCAATTTCATACAATAACTAATCCGTTGTTATCAACCATTACCAGCTACTATACAAACTCCCCTTCATCAAAATAATACCACAGTTTTAAAACCAATTATGAAATTCTCTGATAAATGCAACCTTCTCCTGTAAAACTTCAAAACAGTGAGAAATGGCTGAATGACCTTTAGGCCAAaagtcacaataaataaataaagaacgatgATGATGCCTTTCATTTTGTTTGTGTGAACCTTCGAGTATTAATAATGCAGTAGAAAATATTACAGCTTCCTTCTCTCTGGACATGATGTGGCAGGAAATACGAAAACAGTACAACAAGCAATGTTGCAGACAATGCAAATCCACTGAGAAATGTTTGCTGCCAGTGTGTACAGAAACAGAGTCAAGATACAAAGTTGGAAACGGGTATGAAACACTGCAGGAAACAATTGTTCCAACTGAAACATGTTTCTAGAGAACGACACCGTTTAACTTGTGTGTTTTCGTTCTATAGCCAATGGCATTCCAGCATATTTTGGTGACATAAGAACAGTGACCTCTAGTGTATTGCTTGTGAACTTTCCCTTATTCATTGTGCTCAGTAGTCGAAGTGGAGCATTCTGCAGTATTCCCAACACATACTATTTGCACTTCGAACTTGTTGCTTGCTGTAGTATAACCACAGCAGGTTTCAAGAAAGCACGTATATACATACAAGTTTTCCTTCACAAATGGTATTATTTATACCAatgaacatgaaataaaattaagcatGCTGTGATTTCGGTGTTTCTCTGTCCAAATTTATTAACAACCTGTCTGCATTACAATGCATTAAAAATGAACTAAACACCATTGAGGACTGCAACCAAGGCGAACAAGCCATCGCACAACTGTTCACTGAACACGCCCTGTCAATTGCAGTGCCACACATAGCAAATGGGGTGGCCTATTTTGGCTGCAGTCAACAGTGGCACAATTCATTCTGGATTCTGTCGACAGGCTCCGAGCAGAACTGGTGTAAGTAAAATTAATGCACAGTAGAGAAGGGCGTCCTAGGTATAAATATATAAATTGAATCTTAGTGGAAGCCATGGTTGCTCCATTTGCTATACACCAATCATATCAACTGCACTTTGGAAAAGGTGCAAATAAGCTTGCTGTTTATCACACAATATGCCAGAAGCCACTGCATTAGCCTGACGTCACCATGCTATACAGCTATTGACTGCAGGTGGAAAACAAAACACATGAGATGCTTACAAACATCTGAGATGTAATCCAGTAGCTTTCACCACGTTTCACAGGTTTCAGTTTATTTCACCATATAGGCTATAAATTTTTGCTGTTTTCAGGATGAACATAGGAAAGGCTCAATTACCTCATACATCATTGGCAAAAGTGACAGTATTTTCAATTACAAATTTTgcattattggctctgagcactatgggacttaacatctatggtcatcagttccctagaacttagaactacttaaacgtaactaacctaaggacatcacacaacacccagtcatcacaaggcagagaaaatccctgaccccgccgggaatcgaacacgggaacccgggggcgggaagcgagaacgctacctcatgaccacgagctgcggactattgcaTTATTAGTAATGGCAAAACTCACTGGTTTTCTTAACAGgtctattatgttgttgttgtggtcttcagtcctgagactggtttgatgcagctctccatgctactctatcctgtgcaagcttctccatctcccagtaagtactgcagcttacatccttctgaatctgcttagtgtatttatctccctctacgattttcaccccccacgctgccctccaataccaaattggtgatcccttgatgcctgagaacatgtcctaccaaccaatcccttctactagtcatgttgtgccacaaactcctcttctcccaaatcctattcaatacctcctcattagttatgttaataACATTTTCTACACAGGGTACATTTGTTACAGAGCTTGTAAGACACGAAGGGAAGCGGAGTAAATGAGAAACTTATTTGCCCTGTGGTTACCTCATCTGCTCCTGAGCCTTCAGTATCACACAGATCTCTGACTTAAATACAGTGTATATACACTGGGAAGAACCCTGAAGCCATAGTTGGTGAACTACTGAACACCCAAGGGAGTCCCATTGCTTTGAACTGTTAGTGTACACTATTTTAAAATTGAGATGCCAATCCAAAACcttccccacgaaccatggaccttgacattggtggggaggcttgcgtgcctcagcaatacagacagccgtaccgtaggtgcaaccacaacggaggggagaggccagacaaagtgtggttcctgaagaggggcagcagccatttcagtagttgcaggggcaacagactggatgactgactgacctggccttgcaacattaaccaaaacggccttgctgtgctggtactgcgaacggctgaaagcaaggggaaactacggccataatttttcccgagggcatgcagctttactttatgaataaatgatgatggcatcctcttgggtaaaatattccggaggtaaaatagtcccccattcgagtctccaggcggggactactcaagaggacgtcgttatcaggagaaagaaaactggtgttctacggatcggagcgtggaatgtcagatcccttaacagggcaggtagattagaaagtttaaaaagggaaatggataggtttagatatagttagatatagtgggaattagtgaagttcggtggcaggaggaacaagactcgtagtcaggtgattacagggttataaatacaaaat
The Schistocerca gregaria isolate iqSchGreg1 chromosome 1, iqSchGreg1.2, whole genome shotgun sequence genome window above contains:
- the LOC126281191 gene encoding uncharacterized protein LOC126281191 isoform X1, encoding METLLPSEVARLVLGYLQDNCEDAARIFLEQSSHLAECLELAKQGRKYTTKVMGNSLIDLLQEYCAVHCLVSERSQKLPENAAEQLKQSASLVQKLKFLIDASKSGQTFLLSITVPSQGSASQTGSTPASSGRSKSWLQCSSERAKRSGVRSQKSKEKDDKSVRRSSDNSVEATPLHSLPGLSPAGNCWNSSKDRADSNDDQADAPGCSPSSCSTPRRKGPPPRKKLSTSVSKLKKTHSEENDSNESVDIALLQQALLENKQLHEKIAENINRVMRIPSDGLSESQLPVAPPPESMPVPCDGMMNELDQAIKTIVHQTEQDPLFESFLEEILGPIEEEVSSSPAAGDCESDTEETGSGSPHPREAAAEEESLNTPRTSHSVDEESTPAPGEVPLKQRLRSARNRISDGSLPTPSTPSAHGNLSLRLAAESPENEAPSPATKEQRKKESLLEEQNAAAIQSIITANIEKTVDDRSKTDLEKEANINTDTQQLTGTHSTEIRDTKSAESQSVVNSHSANGEAESSVRDASVNPGQDYVTEISVPDNSIASEIAANSSSQQHVNYSGSKDIISGGIPSECQGPPGGVVRAITSHRNEGSAAVDSGAMFGSAASVTVPVSIQSSCIWEGLPVILTATPDSQGQKGGMPIVQPVHVPVTVERGRMVLAVERPATATVSPAPLAVSLADQHPTVATSSIILYSGDHSFQPFASTSQYQSPNFTTIDASQPLSIAPKGSKIAVRETQGTGENIVLRNLIKTDVVNKQEVAEAVDPALTGNKKNTKKKSSSSKKKAKKKSGSKKIVSAHEKKKTAVAAESSKKISTTLKKGNETTQKNENTLASESSIIVMEGTQGISLSIPDISYHDSHEFGVTKEVPLALDSRIQVASSINSVKSTESCSDIVFRHKSQEVVKDKDLSQVRNDTEVSTHLDANNSLQKPVSDAGINSVMCSNERPVDKDASGNIKQKSDTGDTARKPRQTPHVIGPDINKNTTEKSGSDCKPRQTPLVRRTSTVAGGRLSLSTPRRRTSHIRALDFGTPPKSVTDSLLKRRSNSAPKDTAHDANTSCSPDGSSDCRIQQAKNVRSSLFKSPDLLTTRQHSDMLTPTLTAPIATRTPTPKLSGDWERVTGAGLIFGNTSPLLMSPTREENNDLISAGQSITAPAGEDHNSDDRPSSPLEVVLESDDNQKNDSDKCETPASNQEGALAVWRKSILNYSKSKETKRRAWDADLRAIVAQDYEVSVKKSDVKKKTVKRNKKKVDKETEEEARLVESRLESLVEEIGNKQTEGGLPPEEDISVSVIDVEGGAVGKKTLDSTNESTENVPVTSESLEPKQNSDKSAVLLADTSTVPAKTSDNLEEKFATNSEKTVELEPEESCSASEQGGNSKFVHPKETSTKQSSRNRKRKVSGVVDGTPKKRQKIKHCTTGKEKKSKGKNTKGGNGDNASSLANDSDRGLGASSSLERNELNSEMDDSETDHTKTEANTKVSVLAAAVTDTTSIASSSESKDSRCVTIQSVSKEVNVMEAFISTAALETPQKVSPTNSIVGTGFQVPITPRIMSPSTLLDTPISNFLREQPSIDLSMIPTPNFPPTPNIAVTPHSAELNSPTSYASRPTDYSSCSSYYKPSHSPSRTLEQVLIDECNRIESADSPDRLEIKRSSAVCRKEIVESQEVCISITEEDGSVIQAEQQVTLVTYSSDPSRDMLTVRGDTQTTSKADVSGEAVVHSTDTEESDKKQTNEKINDSQILEEGSESATNHHHTAPVTSENSVTGSKQSIAASSSTDKECQYETINIVERGKEEEEEKEEEEQRRNDAEKLQSEKKNSRRKGSACNNTVKTAKILEIPVGQQDTPTHGATIKGSSKKHNITRSVVEPDIRTKRRISHSAIDLTVSSELEQKKNRMMAKLKGGTSDTVKGTKIKEVMKKDKRRKKTNQTIIEKEKNEKVLCEAVTTKETVTLEMSGVQNVGCEEPLLTEKDSVVIENVSTVIRSSEESLASKSVSATDHGTESLTATVTPQKGILLRRQGISVDIIAERLWMEAQNPQANRMAHSKESETKCFSESHLSAHVQGPPNGDDNDDNVIECTVRQPPHDVAQLSQEINTAEVTIGSQTEKSKSHKGCTVPNKRSVMEDENELVNSDEKKDCEVSHKGHGDSARTCSKKNGNSNETSMKPEAYNMTGVEEVGKEIATYPIENEVHSLQEVEEDNRSATNKKPEDVAHKTSGKEVNAKDHMSQRKKHESNRKSLNKEGAECNREKDSVSIKKSKKLAKENTKDQLTKSVVDNKSNELSNISGNMIVAEKCNVQDTPIDFSSVHQHYVMGRNERNDQGSQPLDVKGDHNKEQDTSKAKKSTKSRNESSNVCLAKSIVGNTVSEHDKIVGDPVIVEKVKVQDTLEKNSDTRHHYVPESEEKRSEVIQPLNMEGELVCADITTVKTCTELRKEGIEESFTRSTVDSIYHDLDNIPSKHRAVEQSEMQNTSKNIPDAQHLNVDSSENDVKDDEDQQPSFVSNNSADSSNMYVIIKYEGNGPRMQQKESEDFSDTTFTLMDEAGSHTLSVTGFFDLLSISPEKVSPRVLNRSTNEPDLTSKSATVPLVHEEERSVSHTKAGGSVSVQESLHLKHSSKKEHHSGHSGSKTSRERRREGQVKHTNSSYKHRIGDKSLKASESRASNKSKRLFQSPDKIMSKYRHGVKGSPRSSTFQRDRSVTPSRVPSRRPSTDGTKPGRLPLKSPRPPSKLSSSVTLESVIKRGTPVSRLKDMRHKSSHKRESVSQNPSKKCSSSGTQMEGETVKHKKEKWDLGHVRNSSDSMAVRDRRDTLQGAACSLLKKVREGASVTDSGDELMTYALIGSVREEDSNSSTQQQSNEAASRENWSDSHSSHAVATSSNEDLKILPPKKRKPSTEDGLAQVEKKIHTEFSQRLLKGIDVDNFLNYVHDGEKRHKD